AAAAAAACGACTACATCACACCCACCTATCCACGTAAGCCTATCGGTGTTCGAATTTAGGCAGGTCTCCTGACTTATGATCAACACAAACCACTCCTTCCCGTATCTCTTCATACAGTGGATCTTGCAGTTTGCTCCCATTTACAGTGGCGGGACCGTGTTGGATTTACACCAACTTCCCTTTTTAAGCTTTATGAGCACCTAATCCGTTCATCATATGAAATTTTCATTCGTTCGACCATATTGGACATTGAAAGATCTTTCTTTTTTCATTATACATGAAAATAAAACATGCACCATCCTTTTTCGCTAAAAAAGGATGGGTGCTTCCTATTCATTCTATTTTCCCTCAAAATGTGATTTATATTACAATTCCGTCCTCCAAAAAAGGTTATAATAGAAATAATTATTCTATTTGGGAGGGGTGTAGGATGACTCAACCACTACAAACTTTATATGATGAGATCGGCGCAGATATGATCGATCAGTTAGTGAAAGCCTTTTATCCAAAAGTATATGCAGATCCAGATTTAAGTCCGATATTTGAAGGGGATATGGGGGAAATCATGAGAAAACAGCGGCTTTTCTTAACCCAGTTCACAGGCGGTCCACCTCTTTATAGCCAGGAATTTGGCCCCCCAGCTATGAGACAGCGACATCTCCCTTTTGAAATTACCTCAAAGCGCGCGGAATGCTGGCTTCGCTGTATGAAAGAAGCTTTCAAAGAAGTAGGCTTAGATCAACAGCCAGCAGGAATTTTCTTCTATGAGCGACTAAAACAAGTGGCTGCCATTATGGTAAATTCAGAATAACAAAAGCGCAAGCGCCTGCTCATCGTCATACGGATTTCGCAAGTTTTCGACTGAGATAAAGGAAACACAGCTAGGTCGTTCACGAGCTGATGTTGACTTATCGGAGGGAGAAAACGGAGGAATTCGCTTGACGATAGGCGCTGAAGCTAGACGGCAACAAATGCAAAAGCGCCTTGTTCATCGTCGTACGAATTTTGCAGTTTTCGACTGAGATAAAGGAAACACGGCGAGGCATCCCACGAGCCGATGTTGACTTATCGGAGGGAGGAAACGTAGAAATTCGCTAGACGATAGGCGCTGGAGCTAGACGGCAACAAATGCAAAAGCGCCTTGTTCATCGTCGTACGAATTTTGCAGTTTTCGACTGAGATAAAGGAAACACGGCGAGGCATCCCA
This is a stretch of genomic DNA from Oikeobacillus pervagus. It encodes these proteins:
- a CDS encoding globin domain-containing protein; translation: MTQPLQTLYDEIGADMIDQLVKAFYPKVYADPDLSPIFEGDMGEIMRKQRLFLTQFTGGPPLYSQEFGPPAMRQRHLPFEITSKRAECWLRCMKEAFKEVGLDQQPAGIFFYERLKQVAAIMVNSE